In Rhodovulum sulfidophilum DSM 1374, the following are encoded in one genomic region:
- the recF gene encoding DNA replication/repair protein RecF (All proteins in this family for which functions are known are DNA-binding proteins that assist the filamentation of RecA onto DNA for the initiation of recombination or recombinational repair.) — MPGLLLTELTLSQFRSHERARLVLDGRPVAVFGPNGAGKTNLLEAVSLLSPGRGLRRAAAEDLARAPGRLGWKVAAVLSGPRSGHEIETWAMPGGNRQVRLDGKAATQVALARIARVLWLVPSMDRLWIEGAEGRRRFLDRIALSFEPGHAEATLAYEKAMRERNRLLKDEVRDPHWFGALEAQMAEAGAVLGANRRAALMRLEAAQAEAETAFPRATLALAGPEGSDPADAGALAGALATGRGRDMAAGRTLAGPHRADLGAVFDAKGIEARHCSTGEQKALLIALILANARALAQDFGAPPLLLLDEVAAHLDAGRRAALYDEISALKAQAFMTGTGAELFAGLGARAQYLEVRETDGTSQIERMEGACPRSA, encoded by the coding sequence GTGCCCGGACTTCTGCTGACAGAGCTGACCCTTTCGCAGTTCCGCTCGCATGAGCGGGCGCGGCTGGTGCTTGACGGGCGCCCGGTCGCGGTCTTCGGACCGAACGGGGCGGGCAAGACCAATCTGCTGGAAGCGGTGTCGCTGCTCTCGCCTGGCCGGGGTCTGCGCCGGGCCGCGGCCGAGGACCTAGCGCGGGCTCCGGGGCGGCTGGGCTGGAAGGTCGCGGCGGTGCTGAGCGGTCCTAGGTCCGGGCACGAGATCGAGACCTGGGCCATGCCGGGCGGCAACCGGCAGGTTCGGCTCGACGGCAAGGCGGCTACGCAGGTGGCGCTGGCGCGGATCGCGCGGGTGCTGTGGCTGGTGCCATCGATGGACCGGCTCTGGATCGAGGGCGCCGAGGGGCGGCGGCGGTTTCTGGACCGGATCGCGCTGAGTTTCGAACCCGGCCATGCCGAAGCGACGCTGGCCTATGAAAAGGCCATGCGCGAGCGCAACCGGCTGTTGAAGGACGAGGTGCGCGACCCGCACTGGTTCGGCGCGCTCGAGGCGCAGATGGCCGAGGCCGGGGCGGTTCTTGGCGCGAACCGACGCGCCGCGCTGATGCGGCTGGAGGCGGCGCAGGCCGAGGCCGAGACCGCCTTTCCGCGCGCGACGCTGGCTTTGGCCGGGCCCGAGGGGTCTGATCCCGCGGATGCAGGGGCCCTGGCCGGAGCGCTGGCTACCGGGCGGGGGCGCGACATGGCGGCGGGACGGACGCTGGCCGGACCGCACCGGGCCGATCTGGGCGCGGTTTTCGACGCCAAGGGCATCGAGGCGCGGCATTGCTCGACCGGCGAGCAGAAGGCGCTTCTGATCGCGCTGATCCTTGCCAATGCCCGGGCGCTGGCGCAGGATTTCGGAGCGCCGCCGCTGCTGCTTCTGGACGAGGTCGCGGCCCATCTCGATGCGGGACGCCGGGCCGCGCTTTACGACGAGATCTCGGCGCTGAAAGCGCAGGCCTTCATGACCGGGACCGGGGCAGAGCTTTTCGCCGGGCTAGGCGCGCGCGCCCAGTATCTTGAAGTACGGGAGACCGACGGCACCAGCCAGATCGAGAGGATGGAGGGCGCGTGCCCCCGAAGCGCGTGA
- the ggpS gene encoding glucosylglycerol-phosphate synthase — protein sequence MPSDLVIVYHRQPYEEVEEDGKIVLRENKSPNGIVPTLKSFFGRFDKGAWIAWKQAEDPANPDFERVIEVDDAFGQYTVSRLPLTAEQVSSFYHVTSKEAFWPILHSFKERYNYDPVDWPTFREVNWIFAEAAAAEAAPGAVVWIHDYNLWLVPGYLRKLRPDVKISFFHHTPFPSADMFNVLPWRKEILQSLLACDVVGFHIPRYVSNFVSAARSLLDVEVTGRQKVEPEFAAEVTALSERSVPTELEYEDRRITVQASPVGVDADYIDAVARRDETAERAEEIRAEMGGAKLLLSVGRTDYTKGGIDQLLSYERLLEAQPDLCGQVRLMHVSVPANRNMTVYENIQNDLEQMAGRINGRFGSLDWQPIVLISRAIPFEDLVAYYRAADVAWITPLADGMNLVCKEFCAARVDGDGVLVLSEFAGAAVEMGAALLTNPFSHRSMDSAIAQALEMPKAERRDRMAALRDVVHRHDVRFWANHQMEALSGSAPGAAAMPAA from the coding sequence ATGCCCTCGGATCTTGTCATCGTCTATCACCGCCAGCCCTACGAGGAGGTGGAGGAAGACGGAAAGATCGTCCTGCGCGAGAACAAGAGCCCGAACGGCATCGTGCCGACCCTGAAAAGCTTCTTCGGTCGCTTCGACAAGGGCGCCTGGATCGCCTGGAAACAGGCCGAGGACCCGGCCAATCCGGATTTCGAGCGAGTGATCGAGGTCGACGATGCCTTCGGCCAGTATACGGTCTCGCGGCTGCCGCTGACCGCCGAACAGGTCAGCAGTTTCTACCACGTCACCTCGAAGGAGGCGTTCTGGCCGATCCTGCATTCCTTCAAGGAACGCTACAATTACGACCCCGTCGACTGGCCGACCTTCCGCGAGGTGAACTGGATCTTCGCCGAGGCCGCCGCCGCCGAGGCCGCCCCGGGCGCCGTGGTCTGGATCCATGACTACAACCTGTGGTTGGTGCCGGGCTATCTGCGCAAGCTGCGCCCCGATGTGAAGATCAGCTTCTTTCACCACACGCCCTTCCCCTCGGCCGACATGTTCAACGTCCTGCCCTGGCGCAAGGAGATCCTGCAAAGCCTGCTGGCCTGCGACGTGGTTGGGTTTCACATTCCGCGCTATGTCTCGAATTTCGTCTCGGCCGCGCGCAGTCTGCTCGATGTCGAGGTGACGGGGCGCCAGAAGGTCGAGCCCGAATTCGCGGCGGAAGTGACCGCGCTGTCGGAGCGCAGCGTGCCGACAGAGCTGGAATACGAAGACCGCCGGATCACGGTGCAGGCCTCTCCGGTGGGGGTCGATGCCGATTATATCGACGCGGTTGCCCGGCGCGACGAAACCGCCGAACGTGCCGAGGAGATCCGCGCCGAGATGGGCGGCGCCAAGCTTCTGCTGTCCGTCGGGCGGACCGATTACACCAAGGGCGGGATCGACCAGTTGCTCAGCTATGAACGGCTGCTGGAGGCACAGCCCGACCTCTGTGGCCAGGTCCGGCTGATGCATGTCTCGGTGCCCGCCAATCGCAACATGACGGTCTACGAGAATATCCAGAACGATCTGGAACAGATGGCCGGGCGCATCAACGGCCGTTTCGGCAGTCTCGACTGGCAGCCGATCGTGCTGATCTCGCGGGCGATCCCGTTCGAGGATCTGGTCGCCTATTACAGGGCCGCCGATGTGGCCTGGATCACGCCGCTGGCCGACGGGATGAACCTCGTCTGCAAGGAATTCTGTGCTGCCCGGGTCGATGGCGACGGGGTGCTGGTCCTGTCGGAATTCGCGGGCGCGGCGGTCGAGATGGGCGCGGCGCTGCTGACCAACCCGTTTTCGCACCGCTCGATGGACAGTGCCATCGCCCAGGCGCTGGAGATGCCCAAGGCCGAACGGCGCGACCGCATGGCCGCGCTTCGCGACGTCGTCCATCGCCACGACGTCCGGTTCTGGGCCAATCATCAGATGGAGGCGCTGTCGGGCTCGGCGCCCGGGGCCGCCGCCATGCCCGCGGCCTGA
- a CDS encoding NAD(P)H-dependent glycerol-3-phosphate dehydrogenase, producing MKDIAAPDRQSAPFDTVAVLGAGSWGTALARVLVRNGRNVRLWARRPALAREIAATGRNSQYLPGIELGDTLSATASLTEALEGAEAVLIVTPSATLREMCRAAAPHMPAGIPIALCAKGIELGSGLLLSEVAAQELPGHPIGAISGPTFARETALGHPTAATVAFPFAYADRLAPHDSPAARMAMSVGGHGFRPYVSDDLVGVEVGGAVKNVIAIACGMMSGAGFAENTRAALIARGVDEMKVLAESLGGQRETVTGLSGAGDLTLTCSSTTSRNMALGTQLGQGIARADCFGGRPVVVEGEVNARSVIDLARRIEVPMPICETVNAVLHEGADLERSFSDLWTRPIEAEPRALTLSLDHPAPTVPLPFGGSS from the coding sequence ATGAAAGACATCGCAGCCCCGGACCGGCAGTCCGCGCCCTTCGACACGGTCGCCGTGCTTGGCGCAGGATCCTGGGGGACGGCGCTGGCCAGGGTTCTGGTTCGCAATGGCCGCAATGTCCGGCTCTGGGCGCGTCGTCCGGCGCTGGCCCGGGAGATCGCCGCCACCGGGCGGAATTCGCAATACCTTCCCGGCATCGAGCTTGGCGATACGCTGAGCGCTACCGCCTCTCTGACCGAGGCGCTGGAGGGGGCCGAGGCCGTATTGATCGTCACGCCTTCGGCCACCTTGCGCGAGATGTGTCGCGCCGCCGCGCCGCATATGCCCGCGGGCATTCCCATCGCGCTCTGTGCCAAGGGGATCGAGCTCGGCTCGGGGCTGCTGCTGTCCGAAGTCGCGGCCCAGGAACTGCCGGGCCATCCGATCGGCGCGATCTCGGGGCCGACCTTCGCGCGCGAGACCGCGCTCGGCCATCCGACCGCGGCGACCGTCGCCTTTCCCTTCGCCTATGCCGACCGGCTGGCGCCCCATGACAGCCCCGCGGCGCGGATGGCGATGTCGGTCGGGGGGCATGGCTTCCGGCCCTATGTCTCGGACGATCTGGTCGGCGTCGAGGTCGGCGGCGCGGTCAAGAACGTGATCGCCATCGCCTGCGGGATGATGTCGGGGGCGGGCTTTGCCGAGAATACACGCGCCGCCCTGATCGCCCGGGGCGTCGACGAGATGAAAGTGCTGGCCGAGTCGCTGGGTGGGCAGCGCGAGACCGTGACCGGGCTTTCGGGCGCGGGCGATCTGACGCTGACCTGTTCCTCGACCACCTCGCGCAACATGGCCCTGGGCACCCAGCTCGGCCAGGGCATCGCGCGCGCCGATTGTTTCGGCGGACGTCCGGTCGTGGTCGAGGGCGAGGTCAATGCCCGCTCGGTCATCGACCTGGCCCGCCGGATCGAAGTGCCGATGCCGATCTGCGAGACCGTCAATGCGGTCCTGCATGAGGGCGCCGATCTCGAGCGCAGCTTCTCGGATCTCTGGACCCGGCCGATCGAGGCCGAGCCGCGTGCCCTCACGCTGTCGCTGGACCATCCCGCCCCGACCGTTCCCCTGCCTTTCGGAGGTTCCTCATGA
- a CDS encoding LrgB family protein — MDSLLHWTEPFWPVFGWSLLTVGFYLLAKRVYRRWPRWWLMPLALAPALLTITVLALHETYRDYIRGAGWLMLMLGPATVAFAVPIYEQRAMIRRYWPVLLIGMVTGSATAIAVSWGLAGLFGLDRSLQLSLLPRSISTPFAMEVSADIGGLPDLTAVFVVVTGVLGAALGDLVLAWLPVRSALARGALLGVAAHGAGTARAHQIGRAEGSVAGLVMVLVGLLNVCLAPLVVSAVRVVSG, encoded by the coding sequence ATGGACAGCCTTCTGCACTGGACTGAGCCCTTCTGGCCGGTTTTCGGCTGGTCGCTGCTGACTGTCGGCTTCTATCTTCTGGCCAAGCGGGTCTACCGGCGCTGGCCGCGCTGGTGGCTGATGCCGCTGGCGCTGGCGCCCGCGCTGCTGACGATCACGGTGCTGGCGCTGCATGAAACCTATCGCGATTATATCCGCGGCGCGGGCTGGCTGATGCTGATGCTGGGCCCGGCGACCGTGGCCTTTGCCGTGCCGATCTATGAACAGCGCGCCATGATCCGACGGTATTGGCCGGTTCTGCTGATCGGGATGGTGACGGGAAGCGCGACGGCGATCGCGGTGAGCTGGGGTCTGGCCGGCCTGTTCGGGCTTGACCGGAGCCTGCAGCTGAGCCTTTTGCCGCGCTCGATCAGCACGCCCTTCGCGATGGAAGTGTCGGCCGATATCGGCGGGCTGCCCGACCTGACGGCGGTTTTCGTGGTGGTGACCGGGGTTCTGGGCGCGGCGCTGGGCGATCTGGTGCTGGCCTGGCTGCCGGTGCGCTCGGCGCTGGCGCGGGGCGCGCTGCTGGGTGTCGCCGCGCATGGGGCGGGCACCGCCCGCGCTCATCAGATCGGCCGGGCCGAAGGCTCGGTGGCGGGGCTGGTGATGGTCCTGGTGGGGCTGCTGAATGTCTGCCTGGCGCCGCTTGTGGTCTCGGCGGTCCGGGTCGTCTCGGGCTGA
- a CDS encoding HAD-IIB family hydrolase produces the protein MNVATAPHPPLSDRRFVLATDLDGTFLGGTEAERRRLYDWIEANRASVGLIFVTGRDPDFIMEMCAERGLPWPEYVVGDVGTSIAEVHPGEAIRPIPALEEDISRRWGDSGARVRAALDGHPGLTLQPTEFRYRVSFDMDAETYDPSAEAKVEAMGLDWLISADCYFDVLPKGVSKGPSLRRLVAHLAIPEGRVLAAGDTLNDLSMLECGLNAVAVGNSEPALVERVRDLDHLHIARAHGAAGIMEAIAAFDLHTVPTGA, from the coding sequence ATGAATGTTGCCACCGCCCCCCACCCGCCGTTGTCGGACCGCCGCTTCGTGCTGGCGACCGATCTGGACGGCACCTTCCTGGGCGGCACCGAGGCCGAGCGGCGGCGCCTTTACGACTGGATCGAGGCCAACCGCGCCAGCGTGGGGCTGATCTTCGTCACCGGGCGCGACCCGGATTTCATCATGGAGATGTGCGCCGAACGGGGCCTGCCCTGGCCCGAATACGTGGTCGGCGATGTCGGCACCTCGATTGCCGAGGTCCATCCCGGCGAGGCGATCCGGCCGATCCCGGCGCTGGAAGAGGATATCTCGCGGCGCTGGGGCGACAGCGGCGCGCGGGTGCGGGCGGCGCTTGACGGCCATCCCGGGCTGACACTGCAACCCACCGAGTTCCGCTACCGCGTCAGCTTTGACATGGACGCCGAGACCTACGACCCCTCGGCCGAGGCGAAGGTCGAGGCGATGGGGCTCGACTGGCTGATCTCGGCCGATTGCTATTTCGACGTGCTGCCCAAGGGCGTCTCGAAGGGACCGTCCCTGCGCCGGCTGGTCGCGCATCTGGCCATCCCCGAAGGCCGGGTGCTGGCTGCGGGCGACACGCTGAACGATTTGTCGATGCTGGAATGCGGCCTGAACGCCGTCGCCGTCGGCAATTCCGAGCCCGCTCTGGTCGAGCGGGTCCGCGATCTCGACCATCTGCACATCGCCCGGGCGCATGGCGCCGCGGGTATCATGGAGGCCATCGCCGCTTTCGATCTTCACACCGTACCTACAGGAGCCTGA
- a CDS encoding CidA/LrgA family protein, with the protein MQIGILVGFWLAGEAAVRLSGLSLPGGLVGMAAALALLGSGLLRAGTLRRGANWFLAEMLLFFVPAVLAVLNHREFLGLLGLQILLIIVLGTLAVMAVTALTVELCCRWRIGGDGQPSALD; encoded by the coding sequence GTGCAGATCGGAATTCTGGTCGGCTTCTGGCTGGCCGGAGAGGCGGCGGTACGGCTGAGCGGGCTGTCGCTTCCGGGCGGGCTGGTCGGGATGGCCGCGGCCTTGGCGCTGCTTGGGTCGGGGCTTTTGCGCGCGGGCACGCTTCGGCGGGGCGCGAACTGGTTTCTGGCCGAGATGCTGCTGTTTTTCGTGCCGGCGGTTCTGGCGGTGCTGAACCACCGCGAGTTCCTCGGGCTGCTGGGGCTTCAGATCCTGCTGATCATCGTGTTGGGGACGCTGGCGGTCATGGCGGTGACAGCGCTGACGGTCGAGCTTTGCTGCCGCTGGAGGATCGGGGGCGATGGACAGCCTTCTGCACTGGACTGA
- the gyrB gene encoding DNA topoisomerase (ATP-hydrolyzing) subunit B, whose product MVENARAAEEYGADSIKVLKGLEAVRKRPGMYIGDTDDGSGLHHMVYEVVDNGIDEALAGHADAVTVKIHADSSVSVSDNGRGIPVGIHEEEGVSAAEVIMTQLHAGGKFDQNSYKVSGGLHGVGVSVVNALSDWLELRIWREGHEHVARFEHGDTAEHLRVVGPSEGRSGTEVRFMASTETFSNLEYSFKTLENRLRELAFLNSGVRIVLEDERGAEPQRVELCYEGGVREFVRYIDKLKTPVMAEPIFMTGERDGIGVEVAMWWNDGYHETVLPFTNNIPQRDGGTHMAGFRGALTRTINAYAMSSGIAKREKVNFTGDDAREGLTCVLSVKVPDPKFSSQTKDKLVSSEVRPAVESLVNEKLAEWFEEHPQEARSIVGKIVEAALAREAARKARELTRRKTAMDVASLPGKLADCQERDPSKSEIFLVEGDSAGGSAKQGRARANQAVLPLRGKILNVERARFDRMLSSQEIGTLITALGTGIGRDEFDISKLRYHKIVIMTDADVDGAHIRTLLLTFFFRQMPEVIEGGFLYIAQPPLYKVARGKSEVYLKDQPALEDYLVEMGIDGAVLRLGDGEEIVAKDLARVIDEARQMRRVLQAFPTHYPAHILEQAAIAGAFRPGQIDADLQGTADAVAQRLDLIALEYERGWLGRPTQDKGMRFSRVVRGVEEVRVLDGQVLRSAEAARLGTFTAKLQEIYQHPARLIRKDRDQPIHAPSELLQAILTEGEKGLSLQRYKGLGEMNPEQLWETTLDPEARTLLQVRVEDVAEADNIFTKLMGDVVEPRREFIQQNALSVANLDF is encoded by the coding sequence ATGGTCGAAAACGCACGGGCGGCCGAAGAGTACGGCGCCGATTCCATCAAGGTTCTCAAAGGCCTGGAAGCGGTCCGCAAACGCCCCGGCATGTATATCGGCGATACCGACGACGGCTCGGGCCTGCATCACATGGTCTATGAGGTGGTCGATAACGGCATCGACGAGGCGCTTGCGGGCCATGCCGACGCCGTCACCGTCAAAATCCACGCCGATTCCAGCGTCTCGGTCAGCGATAACGGTCGGGGCATTCCGGTCGGCATCCACGAGGAAGAGGGCGTCTCGGCGGCCGAGGTCATCATGACCCAGCTGCATGCCGGGGGCAAATTCGACCAGAACTCGTACAAGGTCTCGGGCGGCCTGCATGGCGTGGGCGTTTCGGTGGTGAACGCGCTGTCGGACTGGCTGGAACTGCGGATCTGGCGCGAGGGGCATGAACATGTCGCCCGGTTCGAACATGGCGACACCGCCGAGCATCTGCGCGTCGTCGGCCCGTCCGAAGGCCGCAGCGGGACCGAGGTCCGCTTCATGGCCTCGACCGAGACCTTCTCCAATCTCGAGTATTCCTTCAAGACGCTCGAGAACCGGCTGCGCGAACTGGCCTTCCTCAATTCCGGCGTGCGCATCGTGCTCGAGGACGAGCGCGGGGCCGAGCCCCAGCGCGTCGAGCTGTGCTACGAGGGCGGCGTCCGCGAATTCGTCCGCTACATCGACAAGCTGAAAACGCCGGTGATGGCCGAACCGATCTTCATGACCGGCGAACGCGACGGGATCGGCGTCGAGGTCGCGATGTGGTGGAATGACGGCTATCACGAGACCGTCCTGCCCTTCACCAACAACATCCCCCAGCGCGACGGCGGCACCCATATGGCGGGGTTCCGCGGGGCGCTGACCCGGACCATCAACGCCTATGCCATGTCGAGCGGCATCGCCAAGCGCGAGAAGGTCAACTTTACCGGCGACGATGCCCGCGAGGGGCTGACCTGCGTCCTGTCGGTGAAGGTGCCCGACCCGAAATTCTCCAGCCAGACCAAGGACAAGCTTGTCAGCTCCGAGGTGCGACCCGCGGTCGAGAGCCTGGTGAACGAAAAGCTCGCCGAATGGTTCGAGGAACATCCGCAGGAGGCCCGCAGCATCGTCGGCAAGATCGTCGAGGCGGCACTGGCCCGCGAGGCGGCGCGCAAGGCCCGCGAGCTGACCCGGCGCAAGACGGCGATGGATGTGGCCTCGCTTCCGGGCAAGCTGGCCGATTGCCAGGAACGCGATCCCTCCAAGTCCGAAATCTTCCTCGTCGAGGGTGACAGCGCCGGCGGCTCGGCCAAGCAGGGCCGGGCCCGGGCCAATCAGGCGGTGCTGCCGCTCCGGGGCAAGATCCTCAACGTGGAACGCGCCCGCTTCGACCGGATGCTGTCGAGCCAGGAGATCGGCACGCTGATCACAGCGCTGGGGACCGGCATCGGGCGGGACGAGTTCGACATCTCGAAGCTGCGCTACCACAAGATCGTCATCATGACCGACGCCGATGTCGACGGCGCGCATATCCGGACCTTGCTGCTGACCTTCTTCTTCCGGCAGATGCCCGAGGTGATCGAGGGCGGCTTCCTCTACATCGCGCAGCCGCCGCTTTACAAGGTGGCCCGCGGCAAGTCCGAGGTCTACCTGAAGGACCAGCCCGCGCTTGAGGATTACCTTGTCGAGATGGGCATCGACGGCGCCGTGCTGCGGCTTGGCGATGGCGAGGAAATCGTCGCCAAGGATCTCGCCCGGGTGATCGACGAGGCGCGGCAGATGCGCCGCGTCCTGCAGGCCTTCCCGACCCATTACCCCGCCCATATCCTCGAACAGGCCGCCATTGCCGGGGCATTCCGGCCCGGCCAGATCGACGCCGACCTGCAGGGCACCGCCGATGCGGTGGCGCAGCGGCTCGACCTGATCGCGCTCGAATACGAACGCGGCTGGCTCGGCCGCCCGACCCAGGACAAGGGCATGCGCTTCTCGCGCGTCGTGCGCGGCGTCGAGGAGGTGCGGGTGCTCGACGGCCAGGTTCTGCGCTCGGCCGAGGCGGCCAGGCTCGGCACCTTCACCGCCAAGCTTCAGGAGATTTACCAGCACCCGGCCAGACTGATCCGCAAGGATCGCGACCAGCCGATCCACGCGCCCTCCGAACTTTTGCAGGCGATCCTGACCGAGGGCGAGAAGGGCCTGTCGCTTCAGCGCTACAAGGGGCTGGGCGAGATGAACCCCGAGCAGCTCTGGGAAACAACGCTCGACCCCGAGGCGCGGACGCTTCTGCAGGTGCGGGTCGAGGATGTGGCCGAGGCCGACAACATCTTCACCAAGCTGATGGGCGACGTGGTCGAGCCGCGGCGCGAGTTCATCCAGCAGAACGCCCTGAGCGTGGCCAATCTCGACTTCTGA
- a CDS encoding LysR family transcriptional regulator has translation MEFRTLRVFVEVVRAGGFSAAAGRVHATQSTISKAVRQLEDEIGMPLLIRGPAGIALTAAGEIVFQRAQTLLAGRETLKTELQELAGLKRGLLRIGLPPIGSSELFAPVFTLYRQRYPGVDIKLVEHGSDRLEELLRASEIDLAASLLPVSEEFDWLAMRRDPLVALMATDAPLAQVPGPLTLADLRTMPFILFDSGFALNRIIRAACARHGFEPEVTARSSQIDFIIRLAAAGLGVAFLPRLIARARVHVPVAQMPLDEPETDWAMATLWRRGAYLPQAARAWLDIAAGDPAQTATDRGPD, from the coding sequence ATGGAATTCAGGACACTCAGGGTCTTTGTCGAGGTGGTCCGTGCCGGGGGATTCTCGGCCGCGGCCGGGCGCGTGCATGCCACCCAGTCGACGATCAGCAAGGCGGTGCGCCAGCTCGAGGACGAGATCGGCATGCCGCTTCTGATCCGTGGCCCGGCGGGGATCGCCCTCACCGCGGCGGGCGAGATCGTGTTCCAGCGCGCCCAGACCCTGCTGGCCGGCCGCGAGACGCTGAAGACCGAATTGCAGGAGCTGGCCGGGCTGAAACGGGGGCTGTTGCGGATCGGGCTGCCGCCGATCGGGTCGAGCGAGCTTTTCGCGCCGGTCTTCACGCTTTACAGGCAGCGTTATCCCGGCGTCGACATCAAGCTGGTGGAACATGGCAGCGACCGGCTGGAAGAGCTGCTCCGGGCCAGCGAGATCGACCTCGCCGCCTCGCTGCTGCCGGTCTCGGAGGAATTCGACTGGCTGGCGATGCGTCGCGATCCGCTGGTCGCGCTGATGGCGACCGACGCGCCGCTGGCGCAGGTGCCGGGGCCGCTCACCCTGGCCGACCTTCGCACCATGCCGTTCATCCTGTTCGACAGCGGTTTCGCGCTCAACCGGATCATCCGCGCCGCCTGCGCCCGGCATGGCTTCGAGCCCGAGGTCACGGCCCGGTCAAGCCAGATCGACTTCATCATCCGGCTGGCCGCGGCGGGGCTGGGCGTGGCCTTCCTGCCCCGGCTGATCGCCCGGGCGCGGGTGCATGTGCCGGTCGCGCAGATGCCGCTGGACGAACCCGAAACCGACTGGGCGATGGCCACGCTCTGGCGACGCGGCGCCTACCTGCCCCAGGCCGCCCGCGCCTGGCTGGACATCGCCGCGGGCGATCCCGCCCAGACCGCCACCGACCGGGGGCCGGACTAG